A region of the Streptomyces durocortorensis genome:
CGCCACCCGGACGCCCCGGCCACCCGCGACGCCCTGGTGATCGGCTACGGCTCGCCGTCGGAGAGCGCCTGGGCGGGCACCCTGGACGCGCTGTGCCGGGTGCTGCCCTGAGGGCTGTCGTCCCGTCATCCCTGGCGGGTGCACGACGACAGGCACGGCACCTCGCCGCATTGCCGGAACGCCGGAATGCGTCCCGTACGCGGGCGCTCCTCCGCCGTGCGATGCGCCGCATCCGACGCCGCCCGCTGATCCACCAGGGATGACGGGACAGCCCTCAGCGGCCGCTGCCCGGCGGCGGTACGGTCGCGGGCGCGGTGACCGCGAGCGAGGCGGGACGGGCGGCTGCCCGCGCGGCGACCTCCTGGAGGACGGACGCCGTCCCGAAACAGACCGCCGCCCCGAGCGCACAGATCACCCCGAAGGGCGCAAAGGGAATCTACCGGGCGGAGGTTGACGCTCCGGCGCCTCCTTGTTCCGAACCGGCCACCTGTCGAACTAGTCTGACAAGAGATCCGGCGCCCGGAAGGAAGCAGAAGGAAGCAGAGGGAAGAGGAAGGGCCGGATTCGATCACGTACCACGGGGGAGAACAGAACATGTCCAAGCGGAGGTTGAGGTCGAGTACGGTCGTGCTCGGCGGAATGGGGCTGCTCGCCCTGACGATCTCGTCCTGCGGATCGGAGCCGGACCGGCGGTGCGCCGACCGGATGACCCGTGAAACCCTGCCCAGCTACGAGTGCCGTGGCAGCGGCGGCGGTTCGGGAGGCAGCGGCGGTTCCGGTGGCGGCACCGGCCGCGGCTCGTACTACTACGGCGGCGACAGCTCGGACGGCAAAGTACAGGGCGGCAGTTTCGACAAGTCCGCGGTCGACCGCGGCGGCTTCGGCTGCGCCCGGTCCGGCGGAGGCTGACCGCCATGGAACGCCGCACCACGCAGCCGCGCCCCGGCTGGCAGGAGACCGTCGAGTCCCAGGGCGTCGTCTATCCGCTGACCCGCTACCCGGACGACTCGCTGCGCCCCTACTGGGACGAGAGCGCCTACTACGTCTTCTCGCTGCCCGAGGTCGAGGCCCTGGAGGAGACCGTCGAGGAGCTGCACGCGATGTGCCTGGCCGCCGCCGCGCACATCGTCGAGCAAGGCCGCTTCGCCGACCTCGGCATCACCGACCCGCGCCTCGCCTCCCTGGTCGCCGAGTCCTGGCGCCGCCGCGCCGAACTGCCCTCGGTCTACGGGCGGTTCGACCTGCGCTACGACGGGAGCGGCCCGGCGAAGATGCTGGAGTACAACGCCGACACCCCGACCTCGCTGGTGGAGGCGGCGAGCGCGCAGTGGTTCTGGATGGAGGACCGCTTCCCCGGTGCCGACCAGTGGAACTCCCTGCACGAGCGGCTGGTCGACGCCTGGAAGCGGCAGGCGCCCCTGCTGCCGCCGGGTCCGCTGCACTTCGCGCACTCGGACGGCGACGAGGCGGGCGAGGACCTGATGACGGTCGCGTATCTGCGCGAGACCGCCCAGCAGGCCGGGATCGACACCGAGGCGCTGTCCGTCGAGGAGATCGGCTGGGACCGGCTGTCGGGCCGGTTCGTCGACGACCGGCTGCGCTTCATCCGCAGCTGCTTCAAGCTCTACCCGTGGGAGTGGCTGGCCACGGACCGCTTCGGGCCGCAGGTGCTGGACACCCTCGACAACGGCGGCGGCAGCGGTACCACCTGCTGGATCGAGCCCGCCTGGAAGATGCTGCTCTCCAACAAGGCGCTGCTGGCGATCCTGTGGGAGCTCTACCCCGGCCATCCCAACCTGCTGCCCGCCTATCTCGACGGACCCCGCGAGCTGGCCGGGCCCGGCGGGGCCGGATACGTCTCCAAACCGCTGCTCGGCCGGGAGGGCGCAGGCGTCGACCTGCACGGCCCCGGCTCGCCGCCCGTCCCGCGCGACGAGCCGTGCTGCTACCAGGAGCTGGCCCCGCTGCCCGACATCGACGGCAATCGGGTGGTGCTCGGCGCGTGGATCGTCGAGGACGAGGCGGCGGGGCTAGGCATCCGGGAGTCGTCGGGGCCGGTCACGGACGAGTACGCCCGCTTCCTGCCCCACGTCCTACTCTGAGGTCCTGAAGCTCCGCGACGCACGAGGGACCGGCTCAGGCGCTCAGCACCGTACGCAGCTTGTCCAGGCCCCAGTCCAGATCCTCCTTGCTGATCACCAGCGGCGGGGCGATCCGGACCGTGGAGCCGTGGGTGTCCTTCACCAGCACCCCCTGCTCCATCAGCCTCTCGGAGATCTCCCGGCCGGTGCCCAGCGCGGGCGCGATGTCGACGCCCGCCCACAGGCCCCGGCCGCGCACCGCCTCCACCGCGCCGCCGCCGACGAGCAGCCCCAACTCGCGGTGGAGGTGGTCGCCCAGCTCGGCGGCCCGCTGCTGGTACTCACCGGTCCGCAGCATCGCGATCACCTCCAGCGCCACCGCGCACGCCAGCGGGTTCCCGCCGAACGTGGAGCCGTGCTCGCCGGGCCTGAAGACCCCGAGCACATCCGCCGAGGAGACGACCGCGGAGACCGGCACCACTCCGCCTCCCAGCGCCTTTCCCAGCACGTACATGTCCGGCACCACGCCCTCGTGCTCCAGCGCGAACGTCTTCCCGGTCCGGCCCAGGCCCGACTGGATCTCGTCCGCGACGAACAGCACGTTCCGCTCGCGGGTCAGCTCCCGCACTCCGGGCAGATAGCCGGCCGGCGGCACCAGCACCCCCGCCTCGCCCTGGATCGGCTCGATCAGCACCGCCACGGTGTTCTCCGTCATCGCCTCCCGCATCGCGGTGAGATCCCCGTACGGAACGATCTCGAACCCCGGTGTGTACGGGCCGAAGTCGGCCCGGGCCGCCGGGTCCGTGGAGAAGCTGACGATCGTCGTCGTGCGGCCGTGGAAGTTGTCCGAGGCCACGATGACCTTCGCCATCCCGTCCGGCACGCCCTTGACCCGGTAGCCCCACTTGCGGGCGGTCTTGACCGCCGTCTCCACGGCCTCCGCCCCGGTGTTCATCGGCAGCACCATCTCCATCCCGCACAGCTCGGCCAGCCGCGTGCAGAACTCGGCGAACCGGTCGTGGTGGAACGCCCGGGAGGTCAGCGTCACCCGGTCCAGCTGGGCTTTGGCCGCGTCGATGAGCCGACGGTTGCCATGGCCGAAATTGAGCGCCGAATACCCGGCCAGGAGGTCCAGATACCGGCGGCCCTCGACATCGGTCATCCACGCACCGTCCGCCGAGGCGACGACGACCGGCAACGGGTGGTAGTTGTGCGCGCTGTGCGCCTCGGCGGAGGCGATGGCGGTTTCCGTGGTCGACACGGGATCTCCGTTCGTCGTGCGGCGTGGGCGCAGGGTGGTGCCCACTTTGTATCGTCGGTCGGATCCCGCGCCGGGAAACCTTCGCCGCCCGGCGCGCCCGCCGTCGCGCGCCCGGCGGCCGGAATGTGCCGTTCGTCTCAGCTGTGCGCTCCTGTGCCCCGGGATCGTGCGGGGACGCGCCCGGTATGCCCCGCACCGGCTGCCGGAGATGGCCCGGGCACCTGAGACAATGGGGCCATGGCCTCTGATCGCCCCTCGCTCCCCGCCGACCAGCCGCAGACGGGCCGCACCGGTGCGGCCGCCCGTCCGCGCGTGCTCTCCGGGATCCAGCCCACCGCAGGCTCGTTCCACCTCGGCAACTACCTGGGCGCGGTGCGCCAGTGGGTGGCGTTGCAGGAGTCCCACGACGCGTTCTACATGGTCGTGGACCTGCACGCGATCACAGTGCCGCAGGACCCCGCCGAGCTGCGGGCCAACACCCGCCTCGCCGTGGCGCAGCTGCTCGCCGCAGGACTGGACCCGGAGCGCTGCACGCTCTTCGTCCAGAGCCATGTACCCGAGCACGCCCAGCTCGGCTGGGTGATGAACTGCCTCACCGGCTTCGGCGAGGCCTCCCGGATGACGCAGTTCAAGGACAAGTCCGCCAAGCAGGGCGCCGACCGCGCGACCGTCGGCCTGTTCACCTACCCGGTGCTCCAGGTCGCGGACATCCTGCTCTACCAGGCGAACCAGGTCCCGGTGGGCGAGGACCAGCGCCAGCACATCGAGCTGACCCGCGACCTCGCGGAGCGGTTCAACGGCCGGTTCGGGCAGACGTTCACCATCCCGGCGCCGTACATCCTCAAGGAGACGGCGAAGATCTTCGACCTCCAGGACCCGGCGGTCAAGATGAGCAAGTCGGCCTCCACGCCGAAGGGCCTCATCAACCTCCTCGACGACCCGAAGGCCACGGCCAAGAAGGTCAAGAGCGCCGTCACCGACACCGACACGGTGATCCGCTTCGACGCCGAGAAGAAACCGGGTGTCAGCAACCTCCTCACGATCCTCTCCACCCTCTCCGGCAGCCCCGTCGAGGATCTGGAACGGGCGTACGAGGGCAAGGGCTACGGCGCGCTGAAGACCGACCTGGCCGAGGCCATGGTGGAATTCGTCACCCCCTTCCGGGCCCGCACCCAGGAATATCTGGACGACCCGGAGACGC
Encoded here:
- the rocD gene encoding ornithine--oxo-acid transaminase; the protein is MSTTETAIASAEAHSAHNYHPLPVVVASADGAWMTDVEGRRYLDLLAGYSALNFGHGNRRLIDAAKAQLDRVTLTSRAFHHDRFAEFCTRLAELCGMEMVLPMNTGAEAVETAVKTARKWGYRVKGVPDGMAKVIVASDNFHGRTTTIVSFSTDPAARADFGPYTPGFEIVPYGDLTAMREAMTENTVAVLIEPIQGEAGVLVPPAGYLPGVRELTRERNVLFVADEIQSGLGRTGKTFALEHEGVVPDMYVLGKALGGGVVPVSAVVSSADVLGVFRPGEHGSTFGGNPLACAVALEVIAMLRTGEYQQRAAELGDHLHRELGLLVGGGAVEAVRGRGLWAGVDIAPALGTGREISERLMEQGVLVKDTHGSTVRIAPPLVISKEDLDWGLDKLRTVLSA
- the trpS gene encoding tryptophan--tRNA ligase, which translates into the protein MLSGIQPTAGSFHLGNYLGAVRQWVALQESHDAFYMVVDLHAITVPQDPAELRANTRLAVAQLLAAGLDPERCTLFVQSHVPEHAQLGWVMNCLTGFGEASRMTQFKDKSAKQGADRATVGLFTYPVLQVADILLYQANQVPVGEDQRQHIELTRDLAERFNGRFGQTFTIPAPYILKETAKIFDLQDPAVKMSKSASTPKGLINLLDDPKATAKKVKSAVTDTDTVIRFDAEKKPGVSNLLTILSTLSGSPVEDLERAYEGKGYGALKTDLAEAMVEFVTPFRARTQEYLDDPETLDSILAKGAEKARAVAAETLAQTYDRMGFLPAKH
- a CDS encoding glutathionylspermidine synthase family protein, translated to MERRTTQPRPGWQETVESQGVVYPLTRYPDDSLRPYWDESAYYVFSLPEVEALEETVEELHAMCLAAAAHIVEQGRFADLGITDPRLASLVAESWRRRAELPSVYGRFDLRYDGSGPAKMLEYNADTPTSLVEAASAQWFWMEDRFPGADQWNSLHERLVDAWKRQAPLLPPGPLHFAHSDGDEAGEDLMTVAYLRETAQQAGIDTEALSVEEIGWDRLSGRFVDDRLRFIRSCFKLYPWEWLATDRFGPQVLDTLDNGGGSGTTCWIEPAWKMLLSNKALLAILWELYPGHPNLLPAYLDGPRELAGPGGAGYVSKPLLGREGAGVDLHGPGSPPVPRDEPCCYQELAPLPDIDGNRVVLGAWIVEDEAAGLGIRESSGPVTDEYARFLPHVLL